The following are encoded together in the Populus trichocarpa isolate Nisqually-1 chromosome 5, P.trichocarpa_v4.1, whole genome shotgun sequence genome:
- the LOC7486350 gene encoding ribonucleoside-diphosphate reductase large subunit — translation MYVVKRDGRQETVHFDKITARLKKLSYGLSIDHCDPVLVSQKVCAGVYKGVTTSQLDELAAETAAAMTANHPDYASLAARIVVSNLHKNTQKSFSETIKIMYNHFNDKSGLKAALIADDIYEIIMKNSARLDSEIIYDRDFDYDYFGFKTLERSYLLKVQGKVVERPQHMLMRVAVGIHKDDIDSAIKTYHLMSQRWFTHASPTLFNAGTPRPQLSSCFLVCMKDDSIEGIYDTLKECAVISKSAGGIGVSAHNIRATGSYIRGTNGTSNGIVPMLRVFNDTARYVDQGGGKRKGAFAVYLEPWHADVFEFLDLRKNHGKEENRARDLFYALWVPDLFMERVQSNGQWSLFCPNEAPGLADCWGKEFEELYTRYERNGKAKKVVQAQNLWFEILKSQIETGTPYMLFKDTCNRKSNQQNLGTIKSSNLCTEIIEYTSPTETAVCNLASIALPRFVREMGVPVESHPSKLVGSRGFKSRYFDFEKLAEVTGVVTSNLNKIIDVNYYPVETARRSNFRHRPIGIGVQGLADTFILLGMSFDSPEAQKLNKDIFETIYYHALKASSEIAAREGPYETYEGSPVSKGILQPDMWGVTPSNLLWDWDALREMISKNGVRNSLLLAPMPTASTSQILGNNECFEPYTSNIYSRRVLSGEFVVVNKHLLHDLTEMGLWSPALKNKIIYEDGSVQNIPEIPNDLKFIYKTVWEIKQKTLVDMAVDRGCYIDQSQSLNIHMDQPNFGKLTSLHFYAWSKGLKTGMYYLRSRAAADAIKFTVDTSVLQDKKLKSDGAAAAAADDDDTKMAQMVCSLANRDDCLACGS, via the exons atgtATGTGGTGAAGAGAGATGGGAGGCAAGAGACTGTCCACTTCGACAAGATCACTGCTAGACTGAAGAAGCTTAGCTATGGCCTTAGCATTGACCACTGTGACCCAGTCTTGGTGTCTCAGAAGGTCTGTGCTGGTGTCTACAAAGGTGTCACCACTAGCCAACTTGATGAATTGGCTGCTGAGACTGCCGCTGCTATGACTGCCAATCATCCTGATTATGCCTCc TTGGCTGCCAGGATTGTTGTTTCAAACCTGCATAAGAACACTCAGAAATCATTTTCTGAGAC GATCAAAATCATGTACAACcattttaatgataaatctGGACTGAAGGCTGCTTTGATTGCTGATgatatttatgaaataataatgaAG AATTCTGCTCGCTTGGACTCTGAGATCATCTATGATCGGGACTTTGACTATGATTACTTTGGCTTCAAGACCCTTGAAAGATCCTACCTCCTGAAGGTCCAAGGAAAGGTTGTGGAAAGGCCTCAGCACATGCTGATGAGGGTTGCTGTTGGAATTCACAAAGATGATATTGATTCAGCTATCAAAACGTACCATTTGATGTCTCAGCGGTGGTTCACTCATGCTTCTCCCACCCTTTTCAATGCTGGAACACCAAGACCTCAA TTGAGCAGCTGCTTCTTGGTGTGCATGAAAGATGATAGTATTGAAGGAATATATGATACATTGAAGGAGTGTGCTGTTATCAGTAAATCAGCAGGAGGAATCGGTGTATCTGCCCACAACATCCGTGCCACTGGAAGTTATATTCGTGGGACAAATGGGACATCTAATGGCATTGTTCCAATGTTGAGGGTGTTCAATGATACTGCCCGCTATGTTGATCAAGGAGGAGGCAAGAGGAAAG GTGCTTTTGCTGTGTATTTGGAGCCATGGCATGCTGATGTATTTGAGTTTCTGGATCTTAGGAAAAACCATGGAAAG gaAGAAAACCGTGCTCGAGATTTATTCTATGCTCTGTGGGTTCCTGATCTCTTTATGGAGAGAGTTCAAAGCAACGGGCAATGGTCATTGTTTTGCCCTAATGAGGCTCCAGGTTTGGCAGATTGTTGGGGCAAAGAGTTTGAGGAACTATACACCCGATATGAAAGAAAT GGCAAAGCCAAGAAGGTTGTCCAGGCACAAAACCTCTGGTTTGAGATCTTGAAATCCCAGATAGAGACTGGGACCCCCTATATGCTTTTCAAG GATACTTGCAATAGGAAAAGCAACCAACAAAACCTGGGTAccataaaatcttcaaatttGTGCACTGAGATAATTGAATATACAAGCCCAACGGAAACTGCTGTCTGCAATCTGGCTTCAATTGCTCTACCACGATTTGTGAGAGAGATG GGAGTTCCTGTGGAGTCTCATCCATCTAAACTTGTTGGGAGTAGAGGTTTCAAGAGTAGATATTTTGACTTTGAGAAACTAGCTGAG GTTACAGGAGTGGTTACATCCAAtcttaacaaaataattgatgTCAATTACTATCCAGTCGAAACTGCTAGGAGGTCAAATTTCCGACATAGACCCATTGGCATTGGAGTTCAAGGTCTTGCAGATACCTTCATTCTGCTCGGAATGTCATTTGACTCACCAGAG GCTCAAAAGCTGAATAAGGACATATTTGAAACCATTTATTACCATGCCCTGAAAGCATCTTCTGAGATTGCTGCAAGAGAAGGTCCCTATGAAACATATGAAGGAAGTCCTGTGAGCAAG GGAATTCTGCAGCCGGACATGTGGGGTGTAACTCCTTCAAATCTGTTGTGGGACTGGGATGCCTTAAGGGAAATGATATCTAAGAATGGGGTTAGAAATTCACTTCTTTTGGCACCAATGCCAACAGCTTCAACCAGCCAGATTCTTGGAAACAACGAGTGCTTTGAGCCATATACTTCAAACATTTATAGCCGTAGAGTTCTAAG TGGTGAATTTGTTGTGGTCAACAAGCATCTTCTTCATGACTTGACCGAGATGGGCCTCTGGTCTCCTGCTCtgaagaacaaaataatttatgaagatgGCTCTGTCCAGAACATTCCAGAAATCCCAAATGATCTGAAgtttatatacaa GACTGTTTGGGAGATCAAGCAAAAGACATTGGTTGACATGGCTGTTGATCGAGGATGCTACATAGATCAGAGTCAAAGTCTTAATATACATATGGACCAACCCAATTTTGGAAAACTAACTTCCCTACACTTTTATGCATGGTCAAAG GGTCTAAAGACAGGGATGTATTATCTACGATCACGTGCTGCAGCTGATGCCATCAAGTTCACTGTTGATACTTCTGTTCTTCAA GATAAGAAGCTGAAATCGgatggtgctgctgctgctgctgctgatgatgatgataccaaaATGGCTCAAATGGTTTGCTCCCTTGCAAACCGTGATGACTGCTTGGCCTGTGGAAGTTGA